From the Leucoraja erinacea ecotype New England chromosome 33, Leri_hhj_1, whole genome shotgun sequence genome, one window contains:
- the hacd3 gene encoding very-long-chain (3R)-3-hydroxyacyl-CoA dehydratase yields MQAPSQPQGQSLTPHVYWAQRHGELFLRVDLSDVQKPDVTISENTLFFRAHGHGAKGDNAYEFRLAFLEAVNSAPLFKTTERQVNITVKKIESKWWDRLTKQEKKPIFLVPDFDRWLDESDAETELREKEELEEINKISLESRVRKNSYVTMKTGYLFMYNLVQFLGFSWIFVNMSVRLFVFGQDSLFDTFHAVGDMMNFCQILAIVEVINPLLGLVKTALVPAIIQVLGRIMILFVVLGSQAEMQNKAAVFAVFYLWSIIEMFRYPYYMLSCIGTEWKILTWIRYTIWIPLYPLGVIAEAVCVVQSIPHFEESGRFTAQLPNPLNISFSFTYFLQVYLIIMFLGLFVNFRHLYKQRNKRLRPRKHKIY; encoded by the exons ATGCAGGCCCCGAGCCAGCCTCAGGGCCAGAGCCTGACTCCGCACGTGTACTGGGCGCAGAGGCACGGCGAGCTGTTTCTCAGGGTGGACCTGAGCGATGTGCAG AAACCTGATGTCACGATCTCTGAAAATACCCTCTTCTTCAGAG CACATGGCCATGGAGCAAAAGGAGATAATGCCTATGAATTCCGCTTGGCATTCCTGGAAGCGGTGAATTCTGCG CCGCTGTTCAAAACCACAGAAAGACAAGTAAATATCACGGTGAAGAAAATAGAGAGCAAATGGTGGGACAGACTGACAAAACAGGAAAAGAAACCAATATTCTTAGTTCCTGATTTTGACCGATGGCTGGATGAGTCTGATGCTGAAACAGAACTTAGGGAAAAG GAGGAATTAGAAGAGATTAATAAAATAAGTTTGGAGTCAAGGGTTCGGAAGAATT CCTACGTCACGATGAAGACAGGTTACCTATTTATGTATAACCTGGTGCAGTTTCTGGGCTTCTCTTGGATCTTTGTCAATATGTCAGTGAGACTCTTTGTTTTTGGCCAGG ATTCTCTATTCGATACATTTCACGCAGTGGGTGACATGATGAACTTTTGTCAGATACTTGCAATTGTGGAGGTTATAAATCCGCTGCTGGGATTGGTGAAAACTGCATTGGTGCCTGCAATAATCCAG GTACTTGGGAGAATCATGATTCTTTTTGTGGTGTTAGGAAGTCAAGCTGAAATGCAGAATAAAGCAGCAGTGTTTGCTGTCTTTTATCTTTGGAGCATCATCGAAATGTTCAG GTACCCTTATTACATGCTATCATGTATAGGAACAGAATGGAAAATTCTGACGTGGATCCGATACACCATCTGGATACCTCTTTATCCACTGGGAGTCATTGCAGAAG CGGTCTGTGTGGTTCAGTCTATTCCGCACTTTGAGGAAAGTGGAAGATTCACTGCCCAGCTGCCCAACCCACTCAACATCTCATTCAgcttcacctattttctacaaGTTTATCTTATTATCATGTTCTTGG gtttgtttgttaatttCCGGCACTTGTACAAACAACGTAACAAGCGTCTCCGACCAAGGAAGCACAAGATATACTAG